GGCGGGTCAGCGCGAGCCCGAGGAACAGGCCCACCCCGACGAGGGCCAGGACGGCCGAGACGACCGAGTCCGGACCCCGGACGAAGCCGTCGGTCTGGACCAGGTCCGGACGCTCCGGCTCGGCCTCGTCGGAGTCGCTGTCGGTGACCTCGTCATCGGTACCGCTGTCGGTGTCGCCGTCGGCGTCGTCACCCTCGGTGCCGCCCTCGGTACCGTCGTCCCCGGCGGTGACCACCACCGGGAAGGACGCCGTGGTCCCGCTCGGGGAGGCCACGAGCGTCACCGTCGCGTCACCGGCCACGCCCTCCGGGACCGTGACCGTGACCTCTGTCGTGCCGTTGCGCGTCGGCAGTCCGTCGATGAGCCCGGCGGTGATCGGGAAGGTCCCGAGCGACGTCTCCCCGAGGAGGACCTCCACCTCGGTGTTGGTCGGGGAGCCCACGGAGGTCAGGTCGAAGCCGGACGCGGTGAAGGAGACGTCCTCGCCGGCGACGAGCTCGCTCGGCTGGTCGTCGACGGCGATCGCGCGCTTGGCGAAGTCCGGCTCGACGACGTCGCGGTCCCTGAAGTAGTCGACGAAGGCGTCGGTGTCGATCAGGCCGCTGTCGGTGGAACCGGTGCCCTCGGCGAGGACGGTGAAGTTGTCACCGCCGCTGAGCAGGAAGGAACCCGAGGTGACCGTGTAGGTCGCCGCCGGGTCGATCGGCTCGCCATCGACGGTGACGGAGGTGATCCGCTCACCGGTCGCCGCGTCCGGGTCGTAGGTGTAGGAGACGTTCTCCGAGACGGCGAGCTTGAGGAAGGGGCGCGACGCGCCCTCCGGCTGCCACTGCTGCTCCAGCGCCGTGACGAACTGCTCGCCGGTGAGGTCGACCGTCATCAGCGTGTTGGCGAAGGGGTGCACCGCCGCGGCCTCGGCGAAGGTGACCTCTCCGGGGCCCTCGTCGCGGGTGGGTTCGTGGTGGAGCTCGTCGCGCAGACCGCCGGGGTTCATGATGCCGATGTCGGCACCGGGTCGGCCCTCCTGGTTCATCGCGTCGAGCCAGACGTCGGCGGTGAGGTTGCCCAGGGTCGACTCGCGCTGCCGGTCGTCGCGGTCGTCGTCGACCGGGACGGCCGTGGTGATGTCGTCGGAGACCTCACCGATGACCTCCTTGCCGATCTCGTCGGCGTCGGCGACGGCCGTGTCGACGATCTCCGCGGCCGCATCGAACTCGGCGTCACCCACGCACGTCCCGGACGACTCGAGCGTCGGCAGCAGGCTGGCGGAGTACTGCGTCACCTCGCCGCTGTCGGGGTCGATGCCCAGCCGGACCTGGCCGACCGGGTCGCCGTAGGAGCCGGCCTGCACGATCGGACGGGTGCCGCCGTCCGGGTCGGGGGCGTCCCAGGCGTACTCCTGGTGGGTGTGGCCGGTGAAGATCGCGTCGACGTCACCGGAGGTGGTGTTGACGATGTCGGCGAAAGCACCTCCTGCGGCCAGCTGCTCCTGCAGCGTGCTCGCCCCGGACGTGGCGCCCTCGTGGTACTCGGCGATGATCACGTCGGCCTCGCCGTTGGTGTCGTCCCCGTCCGTCAACTGCGTGGCGACCCGGTTGACCGCCGCCACCGGGTCGCCGAACTCGATGTCGGTGATACCCGCGGGGGAGACCAGGGATGAGGTCTGGCCGGTGACGGCGCCGATGACGGCGACGTCCAGGCCGTTGACGGCCTGGATCGCGTACTCGTCCAGGG
The DNA window shown above is from Janibacter sp. A1S7 and carries:
- a CDS encoding bifunctional metallophosphatase/5'-nucleotidase, whose translation is MSITSRGAALAVGAGAAVALVAASGAAHAAEPVGPGGIDQSLTSVNLLNINDFHGRIDSDGTGALGKNVACTIESAKESLDGGSTDDEDSTLLLSAGDNIGASPFVSSSQEDTPTLEYLGALGMDASAVGNHEFDRGFTDLTGRVAQTADFPYLGANVYASGTTTPALDEYAIQAVNGLDVAVIGAVTGQTSSLVSPAGITDIEFGDPVAAVNRVATQLTDGDDTNGEADVIIAEYHEGATSGASTLQEQLAAGGAFADIVNTTSGDVDAIFTGHTHQEYAWDAPDPDGGTRPIVQAGSYGDPVGQVRLGIDPDSGEVTQYSASLLPTLESSGTCVGDAEFDAAAEIVDTAVADADEIGKEVIGEVSDDITTAVPVDDDRDDRQRESTLGNLTADVWLDAMNQEGRPGADIGIMNPGGLRDELHHEPTRDEGPGEVTFAEAAAVHPFANTLMTVDLTGEQFVTALEQQWQPEGASRPFLKLAVSENVSYTYDPDAATGERITSVTVDGEPIDPAATYTVTSGSFLLSGGDNFTVLAEGTGSTDSGLIDTDAFVDYFRDRDVVEPDFAKRAIAVDDQPSELVAGEDVSFTASGFDLTSVGSPTNTEVEVLLGETSLGTFPITAGLIDGLPTRNGTTEVTVTVPEGVAGDATVTLVASPSGTTASFPVVVTAGDDGTEGGTEGDDADGDTDSGTDDEVTDSDSDEAEPERPDLVQTDGFVRGPDSVVSAVLALVGVGLFLGLALTRRSRG